Proteins from a single region of bacterium:
- a CDS encoding Ku protein — protein sequence MRPVWRGYVSFGLVTIPVKLYTATEEKDVRFRLLHAKCGTPIKNQRYCPHDDVVIEWSDVLRGYEVSKGHFVTVTDEELDKIPIDTSGNVNIAGFVELSEIDPIYYERSYYVVPDEGGAKAFVLLQEALRQAERVAVGKVVMREKEHVVSLRPFQDAMVMSTLYYADEVRSVSALDEVPADVKVHPNERKMAGQLVDSLAIEFHPEEYKDEYRGQVLALIEAKGKGEPVPEVKAKEPGKVVDLMEALRRSVEMAQQRPAGARPSRAAGGQRRAAAGGMHERPR from the coding sequence GTGCGACCCGTCTGGCGAGGCTACGTGAGCTTCGGCCTGGTGACGATCCCCGTGAAGCTGTATACGGCCACGGAGGAAAAGGACGTTCGCTTCCGCCTGCTGCACGCGAAGTGCGGGACTCCGATCAAGAATCAGCGCTACTGCCCTCACGACGACGTGGTCATCGAATGGAGCGACGTCCTCCGCGGCTATGAGGTGAGCAAGGGGCACTTCGTCACCGTGACCGACGAGGAGCTCGACAAGATCCCGATCGATACGAGCGGGAACGTCAACATCGCCGGGTTTGTCGAGCTCTCGGAGATCGATCCGATCTACTACGAGCGGTCGTATTATGTCGTTCCCGACGAAGGCGGCGCCAAGGCGTTTGTTCTTCTTCAAGAAGCGCTGCGCCAGGCCGAGCGCGTTGCGGTCGGGAAGGTGGTCATGCGGGAGAAAGAACATGTCGTCTCGCTGCGCCCGTTCCAGGACGCGATGGTGATGTCGACGCTGTATTACGCCGACGAAGTGCGGTCGGTTTCCGCGCTCGACGAGGTGCCGGCGGACGTAAAGGTCCACCCCAACGAGCGCAAGATGGCGGGGCAGCTCGTCGACAGCCTCGCGATCGAGTTCCATCCCGAGGAGTATAAGGACGAGTACCGCGGACAGGTCCTGGCGCTGATCGAGGCCAAGGGCAAGGGCGAGCCGGTGCCCGAGGTCAAGGCGAAGGAACCCGGCAAGGTCGTCGACCTGATGGAAGCGCTGCGCCGGAGCGTTGAGATGGCCCAGCAGCGGCCGGCCGGCGCCCGGCCATCGCGCGCGGCGGGCGGCCAGCGGCGCGCCGCGGCGGGGGGCATGCACGAGCGGCCGCGCTAG